A part of Desulfomicrobium baculatum DSM 4028 genomic DNA contains:
- a CDS encoding NAD(P)-dependent oxidoreductase codes for MSKIGWVGIGVMGRSMCGHLLAAGHEVKVHTRTKASGQSTIAAGAQWCDTPGDVAKGSEFVFTIVGYPADVRAVYLGEGGLVDQAAPGAVLVDMTTSEPALATEIYQAARARGVAALDAPVSGGDLGARGASLAIMVGGEQEPFDRTLPLFEKMGKNIRLMGAPGAGQHTKMSNQILIAGTMIGVVESLLYAVKSGLDVDDVIDVIGSGAAGSWSINNLGRRIAKDDYDPGFFIKHFVKDMGIALAEARKMGIALPGLALVEQLYIAAMAQGLENMGTQALYIALKNLNAVR; via the coding sequence ATGAGCAAAATAGGCTGGGTCGGAATCGGTGTCATGGGGCGTTCCATGTGTGGTCACCTGCTTGCGGCAGGTCATGAGGTCAAGGTCCATACGCGCACCAAGGCTTCCGGCCAAAGCACCATCGCCGCTGGAGCGCAGTGGTGCGACACCCCTGGCGATGTCGCTAAGGGGTCGGAATTCGTGTTCACCATCGTCGGTTATCCGGCCGATGTGAGAGCCGTGTATCTGGGTGAGGGCGGGCTTGTGGATCAGGCCGCGCCAGGGGCGGTGCTTGTGGATATGACCACCTCCGAGCCGGCTCTGGCCACGGAGATTTATCAGGCGGCGCGGGCTCGTGGAGTGGCCGCTCTGGATGCTCCGGTCTCCGGCGGCGATCTCGGTGCGCGCGGCGCAAGCCTGGCCATCATGGTCGGCGGTGAGCAGGAGCCATTTGACCGGACCCTGCCCCTGTTCGAGAAGATGGGGAAGAACATCCGCCTCATGGGCGCTCCCGGTGCCGGTCAGCACACCAAGATGAGTAACCAGATTCTCATCGCCGGGACCATGATCGGAGTTGTGGAATCCCTGCTCTACGCCGTGAAGTCCGGTCTGGACGTGGACGACGTCATCGACGTCATCGGCAGCGGGGCGGCCGGGTCCTGGTCCATCAACAACCTGGGTCGTCGGATCGCCAAGGATGACTATGATCCGGGCTTTTTCATCAAGCACTTCGTGAAGGACATGGGTATCGCCCTGGCCGAAGCCCGCAAAATGGGCATCGCCTTGCCCGGCCTTGCCCTGGTCGAACAGCTTTATATCGCGGCCATGGCGCAGGGATTGGAAAACATGGGCACTCAGGCTCTCTATATCGCGTTGAAGAATTTAAACGCTGTAAGATAG